The following proteins are co-located in the Melospiza melodia melodia isolate bMelMel2 unplaced genomic scaffold, bMelMel2.pri scaffold_151, whole genome shotgun sequence genome:
- the TMEM147 gene encoding LOW QUALITY PROTEIN: BOS complex subunit TMEM147 (The sequence of the model RefSeq protein was modified relative to this genomic sequence to represent the inferred CDS: inserted 1 base in 1 codon): protein MPHPGESPGVPRCAQVTLPPRAQVTYRVVQVPCAQVCQVTLSPRAQVTYRVVQVTYRVVQVPYRVVQVTYRVVQVTEAALDGPEGAAVSVVSAFGPGGHRSAFGPGAPQVLQGPFSNGGAGGGASPGSEGGAERLPWGGEGTPAAARRQPGTGHRKPEGPRVPRDERRRAQHNEVERRRRDKINNWIVQLSKIIPDCGADGGKSGASKGGILSKACDYVRELRQSNQRLQETFKEAERLQMDNDLLRQQLEELKSENAALGAQLRQRGLDGTPEATRRDPAPPPPPEFLLPKNSPKFRFFPLFSAIFPHIFAIFWPFFPIFSPFFPEFSPKFPNFSQILIFLQEFLRATVDVADLGGLLQLALGRGGGRGELRFLVAALGWASAELLTARCVPLWVGARGVEFDWRHLQMGLDSTSAWLRHVAAAALLWPXGRHDLPSPLRLPLGGLLAAAAYEGFLIG, encoded by the exons ATGCCCCACCCTGGGGAgtctccaggtgtgcccag gtgtgcccaggtgaccctGCCCCCCCGTGCCCAGGTGACGTACCGCGTGGTTCAG GTGCC gtgtgcccaggtgtgccaggtgacCCTGTCCCCCCGTGCCCAGGTGACGTACCGCGTGGTCCAG GTGACGTACCGCGTGGTCCAG GTGCCGTACCGCGTGGTCCAG GTGACGTACCGCGTGGTCCAGGTGACCGAGGCTGCCCTGGACGGCCCCGAGGGCGCGGCCGTCAGCGTGGTGAGCGCCTTTGGCCCCGGGGGGCACCGCAG CGCCTTCGGCCCGGGGGCACCGCAG gTGCTGCAGGGCCCCTTCAGCAACGGcggcgccgggggcggggccagccCGGGCAGCGAGGGCGGGGCCGAGAGGCTGCCCTGGGGGGGGGAGGGCACCCCTGCTGCAGCCCGACGGCAGCCTGGCACCGGCCACAG GAAGCCGGAGGGGCCGCGGGTGCCGCGGGACGAGCGACGGCGGGCGCAGCACAACGAGG TGGAGCGGCGGCGCCGGGACAAGATCAACAATTGGATCGTGCAGCTCTCCAAGATCATCCCCGACTGCGGCGCCGACGGCGGCAAATCCGGCGCG AGCAAGGGCGGGATCCTGTCCAAGGCCTGCGATTACGTGCGGGAGCTGCGCCAGAGCAACCAACGCCTGCAGGAAACCTTCAAAGAGGCCGAGCGCCTGCAGATGGACAACGACCTATTGCGACAGCAG ctggaggagctgaagaGCGAGAACGCGGCGCTGGGGGCGCAGCTGCGGCAGCGGGGCCTGGACGGGACCCCCGAGGCGACCCGCCGTgaccccgcccctcccccacccccg GAATTCCTGC tccccaaaaattccccaaaattccgatttttccctctcttttccgccattttcccccatattttcGCCATTTTTTGgccgttttttcccattttttcaccgtttttccccgaattttctcccaaatttcccaatttttcccaaattttgatttttttgcagGAATTCCTGCGTGCCACCGTCGACGTCGCCGATCTcggggggctgctgcagctggcgctgggccggggcgggggccggggcgaGCTCAGGTTCCTGGTGGCGGCGCTGGGCTGGGCCAGCGCGGAGCTGCTCACCGCCAG GTGTGTCCCGCTCTGGGTGGGGGCGCGGGGGGTGGAGTTCGACTGGAGGCACCTCCAGATGGGGCTGGACTCAACATCAGCCTG GTTGCGCCACGTGGCCGCGGCCGCTCTCCTCTGGC CGGGGCGCCACGACCTCCCCTCCCCCCTGCGGCTGCCCCTGGGGGGGCTCCTGGCGGCCGCCGCCTACGAGGGATTCTTAATCgggtaa